TACGTTCTGTGCTCGTTGATTATATTTTGCTATTTTCAAAAATAACCTTCATGATCGCTGGCGTGTTTTCGATTTTGGCTTCTCTTTTCGCTGACCGTTGGTGGTCCGCCAAACTGCTAAGGTTTGGAGTAATGAAACCATTCTGGGGTATACTAACTCTAATCATCATACTGATCGTTGGGACCATCTTTGCTAACGCGGTGCTTCCAAAGATAGTTTCCGGCATGATTCGAGAGGGTACTGAAGGAGGTTTACAGATCAAAATAAATGTGCCATTTCTCTCAGGAAGTTCCAAGTCTGCAATCGTAACAGGAGATGCTACTGTTAGCACAGAGATAAGGACCGGATTCCAGATGGCGTTTCTATTGGCGGTTATTACTGCTGGTGTCGGTATAGCTTCTAGAATTTACCATCGAAGATTCTTGGAGAAGGAGGAGATTAAAAAGGAAAAGGTCGAAAAGAAAAAATAATTTATAATTTCTTCTGAGGCAGCGAGATCTACTTAATATTTTCGTAAATCTGCGGAAAATCCCACAGTTTTTGGCTGTTTTTAAGTCCCCATTCCGAGTTTTGCTCGATGGAGAAAACCACAGCAATAGTGTTTGCAAGCTTAGCGACTTTATTACTCATGATTCCGCTGATATCGGCGCCCGAGCTCATCTATGACGATTTCAACGATGAGACTCTTGGTACCAACACTGGGGGCGCTGCTGGAGCGATGTCATATGATGGAAATCACGACCCCACTATTAGCTTTGTGCAAGGATACGAGGGCAGGGCTCTAGCACTTACGTATAATCTTCCACCAAATCAATGGGCCGGCTATTGGAGTTTCTTCCGATCGGATGAAGTGGGATACGATCTTAGAGGATATACGGATCTCCAGATGTGGGTAAGGGGCGCAAGCGGGGGGGAAATCTTCAAGGTCGAAATGAAAGACACAAACAACAGATATCGTGCGATATATGTAACACTCGTTCCAGGTTTCGAGAGTGGGGCGACTACATCTTGGCAGAAGCTTGTAATTCCCCTTTACAATTTCGCCAGCGTAGTGGACCTCGGCAATGTAAAACAGCTCAACATCGTCTTCGACAGGGCCCCGTGGCAGGGGACCGTACATCTGGACAAAATAACCTTCACCACAGATTCTCCAGCCCGCAGTCTACCAGCCGGTCTAATAGTTGACGATTACAACGACGGAAGTGGGCCAAACAATCTAGGTGGTGGCTGCGGGATAATGGATCCAGATCCAAATGGTGGTCCTGAGTGGATCACGGAAGAGTATGTCGGCGGAGCGTATGAGGGGCTCGGTTGTCTGAAACTCACATACAATCGAGGAACCTCCAGTTGGGTCGGTTACTGGAGTTTCTTGCACCCCGACCAACATGGTGTCGATGTTTCTGATTACAAGTATCTCAGCATGTATGTAAAAGGAGCAAGCGGAGGTGAATCATTCAGGGTGGAGTTGAAGGATAGTTCAAACAAAGTATCGAAACAGGTTATCAGTGGGATTACTTCCTCTTGGAAGGAATTCAGATTGGACCTTTCTAGCTTCTCTGGAGTTAGTCTGACGAGCCTCGCCATGGTAAACTTTGTCATGGACTTACCACCGAACTCTGGAACAGTTTATATAGACCTCGTTAGGTTCATTCGTGAAAACGAGAATGCCCCTCAGCAACCTGTCGACAACACTATCGTAAGAATATTTCCAGAAAATCAAAACGTCAGAACCGGGGAAAACTTTTCCGTACAAATCGGAATCATTCCAGTGACTGGTGTGGCTGGCGTTCAGTGTACATTGAGGTTCAATCCACAGATTCTGGGAGTTCTCGATGTAACCGAGGGTGACTTCCTGAAGCAAGGAGGAGCCAGTAGCTTCTTCCAAGTGATTTCCTTGGATAACACGACGGGAAAAATTGAAATCACCGGTGTACGGATCAACGGATCTGCCAACTCCCCCGGAGTTTTTGCGACAGTGCAATTAAAAGCAAAGGATAATCAGGGGACATCACAGCTCTGGCTTGAGGATGTTATCCTTGGAGATGAGAACGGACAGGTTCTTCCAGTAACACTTAGGGGGGCAGTCGTTACTGTAGAAGCATATGCTCCTTGGGACGTAAACCGGGATGGAAAAGTAAACATTCAGGACATGCTGGCTGTGATATCTAAATGGAAACAAACCGGTCCTGCTGGTTGGATAGCTGAGGATATAAACAAAGACGGAAAAATAAACGTGCTTGACCTCATCCTCATTGGACAGCATTGGACAGGATGAAAGGTTGAAAACATGCTGGTTATTTGCGCTTGCCATACTGATTATTCTCATCTCTCAGCCCCTCTGTCAAGCCGAAATTACGAGGGTTTACGTAAAACCTAAAGAAGTTAATGTAGAAAATGGAAAGGTCTTCGAAATAGAAATAGTGGCAAACCCTTCCACCAAAATAGCGGGCTATCAGTTTTCTATCGGCTACGATTCATCGGTTCTTGACTTTCTTGCCATACGAGAGGGAAATTTCTTCAGGAA
This region of Candidatus Hadarchaeales archaeon genomic DNA includes:
- a CDS encoding cohesin domain-containing protein; translated protein: MEKTTAIVFASLATLLLMIPLISAPELIYDDFNDETLGTNTGGAAGAMSYDGNHDPTISFVQGYEGRALALTYNLPPNQWAGYWSFFRSDEVGYDLRGYTDLQMWVRGASGGEIFKVEMKDTNNRYRAIYVTLVPGFESGATTSWQKLVIPLYNFASVVDLGNVKQLNIVFDRAPWQGTVHLDKITFTTDSPARSLPAGLIVDDYNDGSGPNNLGGGCGIMDPDPNGGPEWITEEYVGGAYEGLGCLKLTYNRGTSSWVGYWSFLHPDQHGVDVSDYKYLSMYVKGASGGESFRVELKDSSNKVSKQVISGITSSWKEFRLDLSSFSGVSLTSLAMVNFVMDLPPNSGTVYIDLVRFIRENENAPQQPVDNTIVRIFPENQNVRTGENFSVQIGIIPVTGVAGVQCTLRFNPQILGVLDVTEGDFLKQGGASSFFQVISLDNTTGKIEITGVRINGSANSPGVFATVQLKAKDNQGTSQLWLEDVILGDENGQVLPVTLRGAVVTVEAYAPWDVNRDGKVNIQDMLAVISKWKQTGPAGWIAEDINKDGKINVLDLILIGQHWTG